Proteins from a genomic interval of Nematostella vectensis chromosome 12, jaNemVect1.1, whole genome shotgun sequence:
- the LOC5506412 gene encoding retinol dehydrogenase 14 produces the protein MDAITKLCTARNVTVAVAAVFGTSIWLFRRYLVGRRCTNTVRLHGKTVIVTGANSGIGKATALELARRGARVIMACRDLESAEKAASEIRYKVPKAEVVCRFLDLNSLISVRKFAEDVMREEKRLDILVNNAGVYQPANKKTVDGFETQFGVNHLGHFLLTNMLLDLLKASAPSRIVVVSSRLGFRANLDFDAFDKEDTEKKSMRGGHVMPVGYGRSKLANFLFTHELSKRLPQGVTVNALCPGMVWTGLGRTSKMSWKMKLLFWPLGFLFLKRPMEGAQTVIYCATEPELSNVSGKCFTDCHQTDMPANCTDDETAKRLWNVSEILTGLSF, from the exons ATGGATGCCATAACTAAGCTTTGCACAGCGCGTAACGTTACCGTCGCTGTGGCCGCGGTATTCGGCACAAGTATCTGGCTGTTTCGCCGATACCTAGTGGGCAGAAGATGCACTAACACTGTTCGACTCCATGGAAAGACAGTCATCGTGACTGGTGCGAATTCGGGGATCGGGAAGGCGACCGCCTTAGAGCTCGCTCGCCGCGGAGCTCGAGTGATCATGGCTTGTAGAGACTTGGAAAGCGCCGAAAAAGCAGCGAGTGAAATTCGGTACAAGGTGCCAAAAGCCGAAGTCGTTTGCAGGTTTCTCGATCTAAACTCTCTGATATCTGTTCGCAAGTTTGCAGAGGACGTTATGAGGGAGGAGAAACGACTCGATATCTTGGTCAACAATGCTGGGGTCTACCAGCCGGCGAACAAGAAAACAGTTGACGGTTTTGAGACTCAATTTGGTGTAAACCATTTGGGACATTTCCTACTTACGAACATGCTGTTGGATCTGCTGAAGGCGTCTGCCCCGTCCAGGATTGTTGTGGTATCATCAAGGCTAGGTTTTCGTGCAAACCTAGATTTTGATGCGTTCGACAAAGAAGACACTGAGAAGAAGTCTATGAGGGGCGGACATGTGATGCCGGTGGGTTATGGTCGCAGTAAGCTGGCGAACTTCCTCTTTACTCATGAACTGAGCAAGAGGCTTCCACAAG GTGTCACAGTGAATGCCCTTTGCCCTGGTATGGTGTGGACTGGACTTGGAAGAACATCAAAAATGTCATGGAAGATGAAACTGTTGTTTTGGCCACTTGGGTTCCTTTTTTTGAAGCGCCCCATGGAAGGTGCCCAGACAGTAATCTACTGTGCAACAGAGCCAGAACTAAGTAATGTTTCTGGAAAGTGCTTTACAGATTGTCACCAAACAGATATGCCAGCAAACTGCACTGATGATGAGACAGCTAAACGACTTTGGAATGTGAGCGAAATACTTACTGGACTTTCCTTTTAA
- the LOC5506393 gene encoding PITH domain-containing protein 1, whose product MAGCGGHGHSHNHGHSCQHEDPNERGNQFSLYQKIDLFRLQCLNEAEEGSGKDVFKSWDERLDTTKFVESDVDEELLFNIPFTGSVKLKALIVIGGEGGEHPSEVKLFKNRPAMTFDDAGSEAEQSFELHEDRNGSLEYATKIARFSSVNHLSLYFPKNFGAETTKIYYIGLKGEFSEAHRHEVTVCNYEARANPADHKANALEDVHHFIQ is encoded by the coding sequence atggcgggttGTGGTGGCCATGGTCATTCCCACAATCACGGTCATTCTTGCCAACACGAGGACCCAAACGAGCGAGGAAACCAGTTCAGCCTTTACCAAAAGATAGACCTTTTCAGGCTTCAATGCTTAAACGAAGCCGAGGAAGGGAGTGGCAAGGATGTCTTCAAATCGTGGGACGAAAGACTCGACACGACAAAGTTTGTTGAAAGCGATGTGGACGAGGAATTGCTTTTCAACATTCCTTTCACTGGATCTGTTAAACTAAAGGCTTTGATTGTTATTGGTGGAGAAGGCGGGGAACATCCTTCAGAAGTTAAACTTTTCAAAAACCGCCCAGCAATGACATTTGACGATGCTGGAAGCGAAGCAGAGCAGAGCTTTGAGCTACATGAGGATAGGAATGGTTCTCTAGAGTATGCCACTAAAATTGCTAGATTTTCTAGTGTCAATCATTTGTCGTTGTATTTCCCCAAGAATTTCGGTGCAGAGACAACCAAGATCTATTATATAGGTCTGAAGGGAGAGTTTAGCGAAGCACATAGGCATGAGGTCACGGTTTGTAATTATGAGGCCAGAGCCAATCCTGCAGATCACAAAGCTAACGCTCTAGAAGATGTCCATCACTTTATCCAGTAG
- the LOC116619407 gene encoding uncharacterized protein LOC116619407, whose translation MVARVQLHNMRQDRDEPIRSFCARLRGQASVCKFLITCPNCNTEVNYTENILRDVVTRGLADEEIQLDLLGEKDQEMSLEDALKFIEAKESGKRSAGRLLQTQGAEAIRSQYRNMKQSEHKNRKSSDQHGTGTCNYCGKQGHGVKAPPKIRKQECPAYGTTCQLCGRANHVAIMCQNKDKPLGQSPHHVTDAGKHTENAVFDALCSVNSSSDDHAIHGISLDHHLYDNLSNRWIRSASQPQPYISLTATIQPDDYTALGFHPVTNKPKSAQLPAMADTGCQSCLASLSVIRRFGLNEADLIPVTTRMHAANGTGIPILGAVILRLTGNNQPGLEAKTRQIVYVTNESDRLFLSREACKDLGIISESFPTVGESLYHPTSDSAAISSNKGNTMDTPDNSCTCPRRQMPPPKPTEPPFPATEDNRANLQEWLLDYYKSSTFNTCEHQQLPLMDGIPMRLMVDPEAEPVAHHTPIPVPLHWQEEVKAGLDQDVALGVLEPVPVGEPVTWCHRMVVCAKKNGKPRRTVDFQSLNLHATRETHHTQSPFHQARSIPYNTKKTVFDCWNGYHSVPLHQNDRHLTTFITPWGRYRYKTAPQGYIASGDGYSRRFDEIVSHVPNKAKCIDDTLLWADDINSSFHQAVNWLDLCGRHGITLNPDKFVFAADTVEFAGFEITRNSVRPCQKYLDAIRKFPTPVNVTDMRSWFGLINQVSYAFAATERMLPFRASLKPGTQFTWTKELDQLFEESKSIIIREIEDGVRIFDKSKPTCLATDWSKTGIGFWLLQKHCKCPSTAPFCCRSGWKVTLVGSRFTHAAESRYAPIEGEALAVADALDKARFFVLGCSNLIVAVDHKPLLKVFGDRSLDEIPNSRLRNLKEKTLRYKFRMVHIPGARHKAADAISRHPTGSTTPEMMTLPDDIATIDASNSPHPANAALASLRTREPPEESCSYGNTSLSKHHSHHGYSTMTSNSSAEQPKQDRKKA comes from the exons ATGGTGGCCAGAGTACAACTTCACAACATGCGACAGGACAGAGATGAGCCCATCCGAAGTTTCTGCGCACGACTACGTGGCCAGGCAAGCGTTTGCAAATTTCTCATCACCTGCCCCAACTGCAACACAGAGGTCAACTACACAGAGAACATACTCCGTGACGTTGTCACCCGCGGTCTGGCCGATGAGGAAATCCAGCTCGACCTCCTTGGTGAAAAAGATCAAGAAATGTCACTCGAGGATGCCCTAAAATTCATTGAGGCAAAGGAGTCGGGGAAACGGTCAGCGGGGCGACTACTACAAACACAAGGCGCCGAGGCAATTCGAAGCCAATATCGCAACATGAAGCAAAGCGAACACAAAAATCGTAAATCCTCAGACCAACATGGTACGGGAACCTGCAATTACTGTGGCAAACAGGGCCACGGTGTCAAGGCCCCACCCAAGATCAGGAAACAGGAATGTCCCGCATATGGAACCACCTGCCAGTTATGTGGTCGTGCGAACCATGTCGCAATCATGTgccaaaacaaagacaaacCACTTGGTCAAAGCCCCCACCACGTGACCGATGCAGGAAAACACACAGAAAACGCAGTCTTCGATGCCCTCTGCAGTGTGAACAGCTCCAGCGATGATCATGCCATCCACGGCATCTCCCTGGACCATCACCTCTACGACAACCTTAGCAATCGCTGGATTCGTAGTGCATCACAGCCACAACCCTACATCTCGCTTACCGCCACCATACAGCCAGACGACTACACCGCCCTCGGTTTTCACCCAGTGACTAACAAGCCAAAATCAGCCCAACTACCCGCCATGGCAGACACCGGGTGCCAAAGTTGCCTCGCCAGCTTGAGTGTCATCCGCCGCTTCGGGCTAAATGAAGCAGATCTCATACCAGTAACTACACGCATGCATGCAGCCAATGGCACTGGCATCCCTATACTTGGAGCCGTAATCCTACGCCTGACAGGCAATAACCAGCCTGGATTGGAAGCCAAAACAAGGCAGATCGTCTACGTCACCAATGAATCTGACCGCCTGTTCCTAAGTCGGGAGGCATGCAAAGACCTCGGGATTATCTCAGAGAGCTTTCCTACGGTTGGGGAAAGCCTATATCACCCAACCAGCGACAGCGCCGCCATCTCGTCCAACAAGGGGAACACAATGGACACACCCGACAACTCATGCACCTGCCCACGACGCCAGATGCCCCCACCTAAGCCAACGGAGCCACCATTCCCTGCAACAGAAGACAACAGAGCAAACCTACAGGAATGGCTCCTCGATTATTATAAGTCCAGCACATTCAACACCTGCGAACACCAACAACTTCCCCTAATGGATGGCATACCAATGAGACTCATGGTCGACCCCGAAGCCGAACCCGTCGCCCATCACACCCCCATACCGGTACCCCTCCACTGGCAGGAGGAGGTGAAGGCCGGCCTAGACCAAGACGTGGCACTCGGCGTTCTTGAGCCCGTCCCAGTCGGCGAACCAGTCACATGGTGTCACCGCATGGTAGTCTGTGCTAAGAAAAATGGAAAGCCCCGCCGGACCGTTGACTTCCAATCACTCAACCTCCATGCCACACGCGAGACCCATCACACCCAGAGCCCATTCCACCAGGCACGCTCAATACCCTACAACACGAAGAAAACAGTCTTTGACTGCTGGAATGGATACCACAGTGTGCCACTACACCAGAATGACCGCCACCTCACCACATTCATAACCCCCTGGGGAAGATACCGCTATAAGACAGCTCCCCAGGGATACATCGCCTCCGGTGATGGGTACTCCCGACGGTTCGATGAGATTGTCTCCCACGTGCCAAACAAGGCAAAGTGTATCGACGACACTCTCCTATGGGCGGACGACATCAACAGCAGCTTCCACCAGGCAGTCAATTGGCTTGACCTCTGTGGTCGACATGGCATCACACTCAATCCAGACAAGTTTGTCTTCGCAGCTGACACTGTCGAGTTTGCCGGGTTTGAAATTACACGTAACAGCGTACGCCCTTGCCAGAAGTACCTGGATGCTATCCGAAAATTCCCCACACCAGTTAACGTCACCGACATGCGGTCGTGGTTCGGACTGATCAATCAGGTATCATATGCCTTTGCTGCAACCGAACGCATGCTGCCATTCCGAGCATCACTCAAGCCTGGCACCCAGTTCACCTGGACCAAAGAGCTTGACCAGCTATTCGAAGAATCCAAGTCTATAATCATCAGAGAAATCGAGGACGGCGTCCGCATCTTTGACAAATCAAAGCCTACATGTCTAGCAACTGACTGGTCCAAAACTGGCATCGGCTTTTGGCTACTTCAAAAACACTGCAAATGCCCCTCCACGGCCCCATTCTGTTGTCGCAGTGGATGGAAAGTGACATTAGTAGGCAGTCGCTTCACTCACGCAGCAGAATCACGCTACGCCCCAATCGAAGGTGAGGCTTTGGCTGTGGCCGATGCTCTGGACAAGGCTCGCTTCTTTGTCCTAGGCTGTAGCAACCTAATTGTCGCCGTTGATCACAAACCCCTATTGAAGGTATTTGGTGATCGGTCCCTTGATGAAATTCCCAACAGCCGGCTCAGGAACCTCAAAGAGAAGACCCTCCGTTACAAGTTCCGCATGGTCCACATCCCTGGAGCAAGACACAAAGCTGCGGATGCCATCTCACGCCACCCAACGGGCTCAACAACCCCCGAAATGATGACGCTGCCTGACGACATAGCTACCATCGATGCCTCCAACAGCCCTCACCCAGCCAACGCTGCCCTCGCAAGCCTTCGCACTAGGGAGCCACCAGAAGAATCCTGC TCCTACGGAAATACATCCCTGTCCAAGCACCACAGCCACCACGGATACTCAACGATGACCTCAAATTCATCAGCCGAGCAACCCAAGCAAGACCGAAAGAAAGCCTAA